In one window of Miscanthus floridulus cultivar M001 chromosome 12, ASM1932011v1, whole genome shotgun sequence DNA:
- the LOC136498197 gene encoding uncharacterized protein: MAMASTPSNPTSRLRREAVVRAVAALLGWLQKHPTPAPEPIYLIVTLKSAPVRRFEHQLRLPHSPFPSISLVSDRLPADLPDDIDPLPSSALRSLPAATRRGLILVDRRLRVPGGSGKAAGAKRGVPVPVDLSDPAWVESAREAARCVELRVEGGTCRAVRVGHGAMAQEEAVENVVAAVEAAAACVPRKWRNVRALHVKSPESTALPLYSAPGTGGEDNDGDGVLEAAKPEGRPMKEEQGRTKRRKKSGMGCN, encoded by the coding sequence ATGGCAATGGCATCCACTCCCTCCAACCCCACCAGCCGCCTCCGCCGCGAGGCCGTGGTCCGTGCGGTGGCCGCGCTCCTCGGATGGCTCCAGAAGCACCCTACCCCGGCGCCGGAGCCCATATACCTCATCGTCACCCTCAAGAGCGCTCCCGTCCGGCGCTTCGAGCACCAACTCCGCCTCCCGCACTCCCCATTCCCCTCCATCTCCCTTGTCTCCGACCGCCTCCCCGCCGACCTCCCCGACGACATCGACCCGCTCCCTTCCTCCGCGCTCCGGTCCCTCCCCGCGGCCACGCGGCGCGGCCTGATCCTCGTCGACCGCCGCCTCAGGGTCCCCGGCGGCAGCGGCAAGGCGGCGGGCGCCAAGCGCGGCGTGCCCGTGCCCGTGGACCTGTCGGACCCGGCGTGGGTGGAGTCCGCGAGGGAGGCGGCGCGCTGCGTGGAGCTGCGGGTGGAGGGCGGGACTTGCCGCGCCGTGCGCGTGGGCCACGGTGCGATGGCGCAGGAGGAGGCCGTGGAGAACGTGGTGGCCGCCGTGGAGGCGGCCGCCGCGTGCGTACCGAGGAAGTGGCGGAATGTGCGGGCGCTGCACGTGAAGTCCCCTGAATCGACCGCGTTGCCGCTCTACTCCGCGCCCGGCACCGGTGGGGAGGACAACGACGGCGACGGCGTCCTGGAGGCTGCGAAGCCGGAGGGCAGGCCGATGAAGGAGGAGCAGGGAAGaacgaagaggaggaagaagagtggCATGGGCTGTAATTAG